In Chloroflexota bacterium, one genomic interval encodes:
- a CDS encoding dienelactone hydrolase family protein, with product MPTLTLGPLSGYLARPTSSDGPWPGLIVVQEWWGLNDNIRNVADRFAAEGYLAFAPDVYHGELAQVGENEKAMALMQKYGLDAPQAIHGVYPALRAHPDCNGKIGAVGFCFGGRMALNLAILEPGLKAACTFYGGRMEMLFDKLGAIRCPVLGLFGDADVSIPVGAVEQFDKLLTGHNIPHEVKVYPNSGHAFFRDDDPQSYRPQAAADAWERVRKFFKANLN from the coding sequence ATGCCCACCCTCACCCTCGGCCCCCTCTCCGGCTACCTCGCCCGCCCAACCTCCAGCGACGGCCCCTGGCCCGGCCTGATCGTCGTGCAGGAGTGGTGGGGACTGAACGACAACATTCGCAACGTCGCCGACCGTTTTGCCGCCGAAGGCTACCTGGCCTTTGCGCCCGACGTTTATCACGGTGAACTGGCCCAGGTTGGCGAGAACGAAAAGGCGATGGCCCTGATGCAGAAATATGGCCTGGACGCGCCGCAAGCCATTCATGGCGTTTACCCGGCGCTCAGAGCGCACCCGGACTGCAACGGCAAGATCGGCGCGGTGGGCTTCTGCTTCGGCGGGCGCATGGCCCTCAATCTCGCCATCCTCGAGCCGGGCCTGAAAGCCGCCTGCACTTTCTACGGCGGGCGCATGGAAATGCTCTTCGATAAGCTTGGCGCGATTCGCTGCCCGGTGCTCGGCCTCTTTGGCGACGCCGACGTTTCCATTCCCGTTGGCGCCGTCGAGCAATTTGATAAACTGCTCACCGGGCACAACATCCCGCACGAAGTCAAAGTCTATCCCAATTCCGGCCACGCCTTCTTCCGCGATGACGACCCGCAAAGCTATCGCCCTCAAGCGGCGGCAGATGCCTGGGAACGAGTCAGGAAGTTCTTCAAGGCCAACTTGAATTGA
- a CDS encoding aldo/keto reductase, with product MNYRRLGSSGLKVSELSFGSWVSFHNQLGEETAAECMKAAYEAGVNFFDNAEVYALGKSEEIMGAALKKLGWRRSSYVISTKFFWGLHEGPNEENTLNRKRLMEGIDASLKRLQLDYVDLIFCHRPDPETPIEETVWAMHDIVSQGKALYWGTSEWSAAEIMAAWQIADKHHLHKPQMEQPQYHMLHRERVEKEYARLYKDIGLGTTIWSPLASGILTGKYNDGIPADSRANLKGYEWLKESVITPERVEIVKKLKPVADDLGCTMAQMALAWCLKNPNVSTVITGASRVSQVHENLKALEVAPKLTSEVRDRIEGILQNKPKAEDD from the coding sequence ATGAATTATCGTCGTCTGGGCAGTTCCGGCCTCAAAGTCAGCGAACTGTCGTTTGGCTCGTGGGTGTCGTTTCACAATCAGCTTGGCGAGGAGACGGCGGCGGAGTGCATGAAGGCCGCCTACGAGGCCGGCGTCAACTTCTTCGACAACGCCGAAGTGTACGCGCTGGGCAAGTCGGAGGAGATCATGGGCGCGGCGCTCAAAAAGCTGGGCTGGCGGCGATCCAGTTACGTCATCTCCACCAAGTTCTTTTGGGGCCTGCACGAGGGGCCAAACGAAGAGAACACCCTCAACCGCAAGCGGCTGATGGAAGGCATTGATGCCTCGCTCAAGCGCCTGCAGTTGGACTATGTTGATCTAATCTTCTGCCACCGTCCCGACCCGGAGACGCCGATTGAAGAGACGGTTTGGGCGATGCACGACATCGTCTCTCAAGGGAAAGCTTTGTATTGGGGGACAAGTGAGTGGAGCGCCGCCGAGATCATGGCCGCCTGGCAGATAGCCGACAAGCACCACCTGCACAAGCCGCAAATGGAACAGCCGCAGTATCACATGCTTCACCGCGAGCGGGTGGAAAAAGAGTATGCCCGTCTGTATAAAGACATCGGGCTGGGAACGACGATCTGGAGTCCGCTGGCGTCGGGCATTCTCACCGGCAAATACAACGACGGCATCCCCGCCGACAGCCGGGCCAACCTCAAAGGCTATGAGTGGTTGAAGGAGAGCGTGATCACGCCGGAGCGAGTCGAGATCGTGAAGAAGCTCAAACCGGTGGCCGACGACCTCGGCTGTACGATGGCCCAGATGGCATTGGCCTGGTGTTTGAAGAATCCCAACGTCAGCACGGTGATCACCGGGGCCAGCCGCGTCTCGCAAGTTCACGAGAACTTGAAAGCGTTGGAAGTCGCGCCCAAACTCACCTCGGAGGTGAGGGATCGGATTGAGGGGATTTTGCAGAACAAGCCAAAGGCCGAAGATGACTGA
- the lipA gene encoding lipoyl synthase, whose product MPVTEPTRDRLIHPEEIQAVPAPLRRPEWIKVRAPGGETYENLKQLMRAKTLHTVCEEAMCPNMGECWGAGTATFLMMGDVCTRTCGFCDIKHGRPSPLDFAEPERVAQAVKAMNLRHAVITSVNRDERKDGGAPIFAMVIQRIREIHPGCSIEVLIPDFKGSLEALQIVMEARPEILNHNVETVPRLFKKVQPQDNYEWAAATLSNAKKLEPDVLTKSGIMLGLGETMGEVKAVMRDQRSWGVDILTVGQYLQPSKKHLPIERYYTLDEFKELKQYGYEIGFKWVECAPLVRSSYHADRQVRALSAVHRQLYGQPG is encoded by the coding sequence ATGCCCGTTACTGAACCCACGCGCGACCGCCTGATTCATCCCGAAGAAATTCAGGCCGTCCCCGCGCCGCTCCGCCGCCCGGAGTGGATCAAAGTCCGCGCCCCCGGCGGCGAGACCTACGAAAATCTAAAACAGTTGATGCGGGCCAAGACTCTGCACACCGTTTGTGAAGAGGCGATGTGCCCGAACATGGGCGAGTGCTGGGGGGCCGGGACGGCGACGTTTTTGATGATGGGCGATGTCTGCACCCGAACCTGCGGCTTTTGTGACATCAAACACGGGCGGCCATCGCCGCTCGATTTTGCCGAGCCGGAGCGGGTGGCTCAGGCGGTGAAGGCTATGAACCTGCGCCACGCCGTCATCACCAGCGTTAATCGCGACGAACGCAAAGACGGCGGTGCGCCAATCTTTGCGATGGTCATCCAACGCATCCGCGAAATTCACCCCGGCTGTTCCATCGAAGTCCTCATCCCCGACTTCAAAGGCAGCCTTGAGGCGTTGCAAATCGTGATGGAAGCCCGTCCCGAAATTCTCAACCACAACGTCGAGACCGTGCCGAGACTGTTCAAGAAAGTTCAGCCGCAGGACAACTACGAGTGGGCCGCCGCCACCCTTTCCAACGCCAAGAAGCTTGAGCCGGACGTGTTGACCAAGTCGGGCATCATGCTGGGGCTGGGCGAGACGATGGGCGAAGTGAAGGCGGTGATGCGCGATCAGCGCAGTTGGGGCGTGGACATTCTCACCGTCGGCCAGTATCTTCAGCCGTCGAAGAAGCATTTGCCTATCGAACGTTATTACACCCTCGACGAGTTCAAGGAACTCAAGCAGTACGGTTACGAAATTGGCTTCAAGTGGGTGGAGTGCGCGCCGCTGGTGCGCTCCTCGTATCACGCCGACCGGCAGGTGCGCGCCCTGAGCGCCGTCCATCGCCAGCTTTACGGCCAACCTGGATAA
- a CDS encoding Uma2 family endonuclease, protein MTTLANPPVRRVEMMETSPPRLTHQDFIRLAPEDRKAELIDGILIIMPTPSDIHERLQVFLVKVIGLFADFFSLGEVRGSRSAVRISLHQTYEPDILFVRKDRLHIFADNEIMEAPDLVIEILSNSTAQYDRGVKRENYEKAGVRELWLIDPYGPTGTQFYQRQGERLIEVAPVDGIIHSVALPNFKLKINWLWPNEKDELPNTVAVLKELGVF, encoded by the coding sequence ATGACAACTTTAGCCAATCCTCCCGTTCGCCGTGTGGAAATGATGGAAACGTCGCCGCCGCGCCTCACCCATCAAGACTTTATTCGCCTCGCGCCAGAGGATCGAAAAGCAGAACTTATAGACGGGATACTCATTATCATGCCTACTCCCTCTGACATTCACGAGCGCTTGCAAGTGTTTCTTGTCAAAGTGATTGGCCTGTTTGCAGATTTTTTCAGTCTGGGTGAAGTGCGTGGCTCACGATCAGCAGTCCGTATTTCACTTCACCAAACTTATGAGCCTGATATCCTTTTCGTTCGCAAAGATCGACTCCATATCTTTGCAGACAACGAAATTATGGAGGCGCCCGATCTCGTCATTGAGATTCTTTCCAACTCAACCGCTCAATACGATCGTGGCGTCAAGCGCGAGAATTACGAGAAGGCGGGCGTCCGTGAGTTGTGGCTGATTGACCCTTACGGCCCGACAGGCACGCAGTTTTACCAGCGGCAGGGCGAGCGGCTGATTGAAGTTGCGCCCGTAGACGGTATCATCCACTCCGTTGCCTTGCCAAACTTCAAACTCAAAATCAACTGGTTGTGGCCGAATGAAAAGGACGAATTGCCCAACACAGTGGCTGTGCTAAAAGAACTTGGAGTCTTCTAA
- a CDS encoding histidinol-phosphatase HisJ family protein, which yields MPIPHDYHMHSDFSCDCKFPMAEMCRSAVENSIPEIGFTEHYDLHPGETCRDWFKLEAWAAELERCRQTFAGRLIIRAGIEIGEPHIYQTEAQAMLQRYPFDYVLGSLHWVGPETIFDPNYFRSRTADEAFRQFFEELEAVTRVGGFDILSHFDVPVRTASEVYGPQAYDPCNYEDCIRPVLKNCIERGIALDINTKGLRSKCNVLTPGLDILRWYVEMGGERITLGSDSHQPKFVGADCEVAMDTARSAGLKYVMQFEKRDARFVKIL from the coding sequence ATGCCCATTCCTCACGACTACCACATGCACTCCGACTTCTCGTGCGATTGCAAATTCCCGATGGCCGAGATGTGCCGGAGCGCCGTTGAAAACAGCATCCCCGAAATTGGCTTCACCGAACACTACGATCTCCACCCCGGCGAAACCTGCCGCGACTGGTTCAAGCTGGAAGCCTGGGCCGCCGAGCTTGAGCGTTGTCGTCAAACGTTCGCCGGTCGGCTCATCATCCGCGCCGGAATCGAAATCGGCGAGCCGCATATTTATCAAACTGAAGCGCAGGCCATGCTCCAGCGTTACCCGTTCGATTACGTTCTTGGCTCGCTTCACTGGGTCGGCCCGGAGACGATCTTCGATCCCAATTACTTCCGCTCCCGCACCGCCGACGAAGCCTTTCGTCAGTTCTTTGAAGAATTAGAAGCCGTGACTCGCGTCGGCGGCTTCGACATCCTCAGCCACTTCGACGTGCCGGTTCGCACGGCTTCCGAGGTTTATGGCCCGCAAGCGTATGATCCTTGCAACTACGAAGACTGCATCCGCCCGGTGCTAAAAAACTGCATCGAGCGCGGCATCGCCCTCGACATTAATACCAAAGGCCTGCGGAGCAAGTGCAACGTTCTTACTCCGGGCCTGGACATTCTACGCTGGTATGTTGAAATGGGCGGCGAGCGCATCACCCTCGGCTCCGACTCCCACCAGCCCAAATTCGTCGGCGCCGACTGCGAAGTTGCAATGGACACCGCTCGCTCGGCAGGGCTAAAATATGTGATGCAATTTGAGAAGCGAGATGCGAGATTTGTAAAAATTCTCTAA
- a CDS encoding acyl-CoA thioesterase yields MTTFNFSISLEVRYSDLDAQGHLNHARYLSFMEQARLKYIIAAGLWADVHDFNAVGQIVAEATCSYKRPVLLGQMVEVAVCVLRLGNKSMDMEYRMLVDGVEVATGRTVQVAYDYAAGRSILIPDEWRVKISAFEKL; encoded by the coding sequence ATGACGACTTTCAACTTTTCCATTTCACTTGAGGTTCGCTACTCCGACCTGGACGCCCAGGGCCACCTCAACCATGCCCGCTACCTGTCGTTCATGGAGCAGGCCCGGCTTAAGTACATCATCGCCGCCGGTCTGTGGGCAGATGTGCATGATTTTAACGCAGTGGGCCAGATTGTGGCCGAGGCGACGTGCAGTTACAAACGCCCGGTTCTGCTGGGCCAAATGGTGGAGGTGGCGGTTTGCGTCTTGCGGCTGGGCAATAAAAGCATGGATATGGAATACAGGATGCTGGTGGACGGGGTGGAGGTGGCAACGGGCCGCACGGTGCAGGTGGCTTACGATTATGCCGCGGGGCGCTCAATTCTCATTCCAGATGAGTGGCGGGTGAAAATATCAGCCTTTGAAAAGCTTTGA
- a CDS encoding phosphotransferase family protein, with amino-acid sequence MALTSPSDSPDPKWIDQPASVRAGEALDPAQLESYLREHLPGVGGPLTIQQFPGGYSNLTYLLRAGGHELVLRRPPFGANIKGGHDMGREYRILAALHPAYHKVPKPLAYCEDVSVIGAPFYVMERVRGVILRNNTPEGLTLEPSLMRRLCFSLIETLADLHRLDYVAAGLGDLGKPQGYVERQVEGWTKRYANAQTDDIAEMEQVGVWLAANRPPDSAPALIHNDFRCDNVLLDPADLTRPVALLDWEMATIGDPLMDVGTTLAYWAEAGAPAVMQDFSLVGRPGFINRQEFIERYASQSGRDLSNILFYYVCGLFKLGVIVQQIYARYKKGLTHDERFRPLIFVVRACGQMAARAIEKNRLYRLSE; translated from the coding sequence ATGGCCTTGACCTCTCCATCTGACTCTCCCGACCCAAAATGGATCGATCAACCCGCCAGCGTGCGCGCCGGCGAAGCCCTCGACCCGGCGCAGTTGGAATCTTATCTGCGTGAACATTTGCCCGGCGTCGGCGGCCCGCTCACCATTCAGCAGTTTCCCGGCGGCTACTCCAATCTCACGTATCTTCTCCGGGCAGGCGGCCACGAACTGGTTCTGCGCCGCCCGCCGTTCGGCGCGAATATCAAAGGCGGCCACGACATGGGGCGCGAGTATCGCATCCTGGCCGCGCTCCACCCCGCTTATCACAAAGTCCCGAAACCACTGGCTTACTGCGAGGACGTAAGCGTTATCGGCGCGCCGTTCTACGTGATGGAGCGCGTGCGCGGCGTCATCCTGCGCAACAACACGCCTGAGGGCCTGACGCTTGAACCGTCGTTGATGCGGCGCTTGTGCTTCTCTTTGATCGAGACATTGGCGGACTTGCACCGGCTGGATTACGTTGCCGCCGGGCTGGGAGATCTGGGCAAGCCGCAAGGCTACGTCGAGCGGCAAGTAGAGGGCTGGACAAAACGCTACGCGAACGCGCAGACGGACGACATCGCCGAAATGGAGCAGGTGGGCGTGTGGTTGGCCGCCAACCGCCCGCCCGACTCGGCCCCGGCCTTGATCCACAACGATTTCCGTTGCGACAATGTGTTGCTCGACCCGGCAGACCTCACCCGGCCAGTGGCTCTTCTTGACTGGGAGATGGCGACGATTGGCGACCCGCTGATGGACGTGGGCACGACTCTGGCTTATTGGGCAGAGGCGGGCGCCCCGGCCGTTATGCAGGATTTCAGCCTTGTTGGCCGGCCCGGCTTCATCAATCGGCAGGAATTCATCGAGCGATACGCCAGCCAGAGCGGGCGCGATTTGTCGAACATTCTGTTTTACTACGTTTGCGGCCTGTTCAAACTTGGCGTCATCGTTCAGCAGATTTATGCCCGCTATAAGAAAGGCCTGACCCACGACGAACGATTTCGCCCGCTTATTTTCGTCGTGCGCGCCTGCGGCCAAATGGCGGCGCGGGCCATCGAAAAGAATCGGCTTTACCGGCTTTCAGAGTGA
- a CDS encoding cysteine--tRNA ligase codes for MDIYFYNTLTRAKDKFEPLTPNEVKMYTCGPTVYRYVHIGNLRTWLMADLVRRVLEYNGHSVTQIMNITDVGHMAEDDSLTITPGEDKVLAAAAAEKKTPAEVAAFYTADFLESLAAMNIQPAQHYPKATDHINQMLSLVEELESKGLAYEKNGSVFFDVSKFPNYGRLSGHALADLQAGINRVEIDENKDDPSDFLLWRSAGEHRLVRWRSKWGPGFPGWHIECSAMSMEYLGQQLDIHTGGEDLVFPHHENEIAQSEGATGLPFSRVWMHGAHLLAEGRKMARSVGNVLRLKDLHEEGIEPLAFRLLCLGIYYRGHMNVTWDSLHAAQSSLERLRRYANEWRADTSTTEMSNTVLNSYRGKFHTLINDDLGFPQVLPLIWEMAKSDLPPSAKALVLNEWDSVLGLRLFDVAAASASPTDLSPDERSLIEQRAAARAAKDFATADRLRAELLTHGLLVRDGKEGQVWERVQK; via the coding sequence ATGGACATTTATTTTTATAACACCCTGACTCGCGCCAAAGACAAATTCGAACCGCTCACGCCGAACGAAGTGAAGATGTACACCTGCGGCCCGACCGTCTATCGCTACGTCCACATCGGCAACCTGCGCACCTGGCTCATGGCCGACCTCGTCCGCCGGGTGCTGGAATACAACGGCCACTCGGTGACCCAGATCATGAACATCACCGACGTGGGCCATATGGCCGAAGACGACTCGCTCACCATCACCCCCGGCGAAGACAAGGTATTGGCCGCCGCCGCCGCCGAAAAGAAAACGCCCGCCGAGGTCGCCGCCTTCTACACCGCCGACTTCCTCGAGTCGCTGGCGGCCATGAACATCCAACCGGCCCAGCACTACCCCAAAGCCACCGACCACATCAACCAGATGCTCTCGCTCGTCGAAGAGTTGGAGAGCAAGGGGCTGGCTTACGAAAAGAACGGCTCGGTCTTCTTCGACGTTTCAAAGTTTCCCAACTATGGCCGCCTCTCCGGTCACGCCCTGGCCGACTTGCAGGCCGGCATCAACCGGGTGGAGATTGACGAGAACAAAGACGACCCCAGCGACTTTTTGCTCTGGCGCTCGGCGGGTGAGCACCGGCTGGTGCGCTGGCGATCAAAATGGGGGCCGGGCTTCCCCGGCTGGCACATCGAGTGCTCGGCCATGAGCATGGAATACCTGGGGCAACAGTTGGACATTCACACCGGCGGCGAAGACCTGGTATTCCCCCATCATGAAAACGAGATCGCGCAAAGTGAAGGCGCGACTGGCCTCCCCTTCTCTCGCGTCTGGATGCACGGCGCGCACCTGCTGGCCGAAGGCCGCAAGATGGCCCGCTCGGTGGGCAACGTCTTGCGCCTCAAAGACTTGCACGAAGAAGGCATTGAGCCGCTGGCCTTCCGCCTGCTCTGCCTCGGCATCTACTATCGCGGCCACATGAACGTCACCTGGGACTCGCTCCACGCCGCTCAAAGCTCGCTGGAGCGCCTGCGCCGCTACGCCAACGAATGGCGGGCCGACACCAGCACCACCGAAATGTCCAACACCGTCCTCAACAGTTATCGCGGCAAATTCCACACCCTCATCAACGACGACCTGGGCTTCCCGCAAGTCCTGCCGTTGATCTGGGAGATGGCCAAGTCTGACCTGCCGCCCTCGGCCAAAGCCCTAGTGTTGAACGAGTGGGATAGCGTGCTGGGACTCCGCCTCTTCGACGTTGCCGCCGCCTCTGCTTCCCCAACCGATCTCTCGCCCGACGAGCGCTCGCTCATTGAGCAACGCGCCGCCGCCCGCGCCGCCAAAGACTTTGCCACCGCCGACCGCCTCCGCGCCGAACTTCTCACTCACGGCCTCCTCGTCCGCGACGGAAAAGAGGGGCAAGTGTGGGAGCGAGTCCAAAAATAG
- a CDS encoding acyl-CoA dehydrogenase family protein produces the protein MTVQLSTLLEEIHAFVQEQIIPLEAALLSDGFRAVLPALTEKRQMVKERGWWAPHLPAEYGGMGLRLLEFAQVSEALGRSPLGHFVFNCQAPDIGNMELLMTHGTLEQKERFFLPLARGEIRSCFAMTEPEHAGSNPVWLSATAVKDGGDYVVNGHKWFASAAEGAAFAIVMAVTNPGAPKPHQRASQIIVPTNTPGFRIVRNIKLMGEAGEDYLSHAEVMLENCRVPQSNLIGKEGAGFALAQERLGPGRIHHCMRWIGICERALDLLCRRAVAREIAPGQPLATRQAVQHWIAECRAEINASRLLVLDAARRIDEVGAHAARVEISVIKFYVANTLHKVLDRAIQAHGALGITDDTVLSFWYRHERAARIYDGADEVHKNVVARHILKGYGLDLSI, from the coding sequence ATGACCGTTCAACTTTCGACTTTGCTGGAAGAGATACACGCCTTTGTACAGGAGCAAATCATCCCGCTGGAGGCGGCGCTGTTGAGCGACGGCTTCCGCGCTGTTCTGCCGGCGCTCACCGAGAAACGGCAGATGGTGAAAGAGCGCGGCTGGTGGGCGCCGCACCTGCCGGCGGAGTATGGCGGAATGGGGTTGCGCTTGCTGGAGTTCGCGCAAGTAAGCGAGGCGCTGGGGCGCTCGCCGCTGGGCCACTTCGTCTTCAACTGCCAGGCGCCCGACATCGGCAACATGGAATTGCTGATGACGCACGGCACGCTGGAGCAGAAGGAGCGATTTTTCCTCCCGCTCGCGCGCGGCGAGATTCGGAGTTGCTTTGCCATGACCGAGCCGGAACATGCCGGATCGAATCCGGTCTGGCTGAGCGCGACTGCGGTGAAAGATGGCGGCGATTACGTGGTCAACGGCCACAAGTGGTTCGCGTCAGCGGCGGAGGGGGCGGCGTTTGCCATCGTCATGGCCGTCACCAACCCTGGCGCGCCCAAACCCCATCAACGCGCCAGCCAGATCATCGTGCCAACGAACACGCCCGGCTTTCGAATCGTTCGCAACATCAAACTGATGGGCGAGGCCGGCGAAGATTACCTGAGCCACGCCGAAGTGATGCTTGAGAACTGCCGCGTGCCGCAGTCGAACCTGATTGGCAAAGAAGGCGCCGGCTTTGCGCTGGCTCAGGAACGACTGGGGCCGGGCCGCATCCATCACTGCATGCGCTGGATTGGCATCTGCGAGCGCGCGCTCGACTTGCTGTGCCGCCGCGCTGTGGCGCGCGAGATTGCGCCCGGCCAGCCGCTGGCGACGCGACAAGCCGTCCAGCACTGGATCGCCGAATGCCGCGCCGAAATCAACGCCTCGCGCTTGCTGGTGCTGGACGCCGCGCGCCGGATTGACGAGGTTGGCGCGCACGCGGCCCGCGTCGAAATTTCAGTTATCAAGTTCTACGTTGCCAACACGCTTCACAAAGTCCTCGACCGCGCGATTCAGGCGCACGGCGCGCTGGGCATCACCGACGACACCGTGTTGTCGTTCTGGTATCGGCACGAACGCGCCGCGCGCATTTACGACGGCGCGGACGAAGTGCACAAGAACGTCGTCGCCCGGCATATTTTGAAAGGCTATGGCCTTGACCTCTCCATCTGA
- the lipB gene encoding lipoyl(octanoyl) transferase LipB, producing the protein MPATICEVRRLGLIPYQEAWELQKRLAAERAADSIPDTLLLLEHPHTYTLGRSGHIENLLLGEEERAKRGVTVEWVDRGGDITYHGPGQLVSYPILRLGRPVDGNGHLPQADYVGYVRQLEEALIRALAHFGLVSGQIGGLTGVWVQPDVASRCPHCPPHARLAPSKIAAIGVKVDAKGISQHGFALNVEPDMTYFDGIVPCGIKDHGVVSMADLLAEPPTMTEVMDEVEAQFGKVFEREMVISQTTK; encoded by the coding sequence ATGCCAGCAACTATCTGCGAAGTTCGCCGTCTCGGCCTAATCCCTTACCAAGAAGCATGGGAACTGCAAAAGCGCCTGGCCGCCGAGCGCGCCGCCGATTCGATTCCCGACACGCTTCTCCTGCTTGAGCACCCGCACACGTACACGCTTGGCCGCTCCGGTCACATTGAGAATTTGTTATTGGGCGAAGAAGAAAGGGCAAAGCGTGGCGTGACAGTGGAATGGGTGGATCGCGGCGGCGACATCACCTATCACGGCCCCGGCCAACTGGTGAGCTACCCGATTCTCAGGTTGGGCCGCCCGGTAGATGGAAACGGCCACCTCCCTCAAGCCGATTACGTCGGCTACGTTCGCCAACTTGAAGAGGCGCTGATTCGCGCCCTGGCCCACTTTGGACTCGTGTCAGGCCAAATCGGCGGCCTGACCGGAGTCTGGGTGCAACCCGACGTGGCCTCGCGTTGCCCGCACTGCCCGCCGCACGCCCGGCTCGCCCCGTCCAAGATCGCCGCCATCGGTGTCAAAGTGGACGCTAAAGGAATCAGCCAGCACGGTTTTGCCCTCAACGTCGAGCCGGACATGACTTACTTCGACGGCATCGTCCCATGCGGCATCAAAGATCACGGCGTCGTCTCAATGGCCGACCTGCTGGCCGAGCCGCCGACGATGACTGAAGTGATGGATGAAGTTGAGGCGCAGTTTGGGAAAGTGTTCGAGAGAGAAATGGTGATAAGTCAAACGACAAAATGA